A single genomic interval of uncultured Cohaesibacter sp. harbors:
- a CDS encoding sugar-binding domain-containing protein, which yields MSDDSKFEHHDAELLSRVAWYYYHDGMTQSEIGNILNLSRIKISRMLEKGRKMGLIHIHINSSYGGCFELEGRLQQLFGLQEARVIPADDGEHSTERIAEAASQYLMGKLNNADLLAVGWGATVMGALQRLAQTLSHRDISLVSLTGGVAAYIEGVATGRTAQNVHLIPAPLMVSSQELAQSLRSERHVVDVMDMARTANYALVGVGSVANQATLITSGYATGSQFEAFRRQGAVGDLIAIFYDKDGNVLDLPFHDNLIGLDLQALREIPNVVAAACGQTKVEAIRAAARGKHFNVLITDEPTALAIIEGESHDTERGIRSGD from the coding sequence ATGAGCGACGACAGCAAATTTGAACATCATGATGCCGAACTACTGAGCCGCGTGGCATGGTATTATTATCATGACGGAATGACCCAGAGTGAGATCGGAAACATCCTCAATCTGTCACGCATCAAGATTTCCAGAATGCTGGAAAAGGGTCGCAAGATGGGATTGATTCATATTCATATCAATTCCAGCTATGGCGGATGCTTCGAACTAGAAGGTCGTTTGCAGCAACTATTCGGCTTACAAGAAGCCCGAGTCATTCCTGCAGACGATGGTGAGCATTCAACTGAACGCATAGCAGAAGCCGCCAGTCAATATCTCATGGGCAAACTGAACAATGCCGATCTCCTCGCTGTTGGGTGGGGGGCGACAGTTATGGGAGCCTTGCAAAGACTGGCACAAACCCTGTCTCACAGAGATATCTCGCTGGTCAGTCTCACCGGTGGTGTCGCCGCCTATATAGAAGGTGTCGCGACGGGCCGCACGGCTCAGAATGTCCACCTGATTCCCGCTCCCTTGATGGTTTCCAGTCAGGAACTGGCCCAAAGCCTGAGGAGCGAGCGCCATGTTGTCGACGTGATGGACATGGCCAGAACAGCCAATTATGCGCTTGTTGGTGTCGGCTCCGTCGCCAATCAGGCCACATTGATCACCTCCGGTTATGCAACCGGATCTCAGTTTGAGGCTTTCCGGCGCCAGGGCGCGGTGGGAGACCTCATTGCAATTTTCTATGACAAAGATGGCAATGTTCTCGATTTGCCTTTTCACGACAACCTTATTGGTCTGGATCTCCAGGCCTTGCGGGAAATTCCCAATGTTGTCGCGGCAGCCTGCGGGCAAACAAAGGTCGAGGCCATTAGAGCTGCTGCCCGCGGTAAGCACTTTAATGTGCTCATTACCGATGAGCCGACAGCTCTCGCCATAATTGAGGGAGAGAGTCATGACACAGAAAGAGGGATACGTTCTGGCGATTGA